A segment of the Pieris brassicae chromosome 10, ilPieBrab1.1, whole genome shotgun sequence genome:
aaaacatCTCACTCTTTAGAAGTTTTATAGcagagattaaaaaaaaatctatttgcaGGATTGTCTTTGGACGACATTGACAATAATAGATACCCGAATAGAGAGTTTCAATTGTTTTGGATCAAGACGTATTTAAGCGAATATTTAGATACAAGTGATGAAGATGTCATCAAATCAAAAGCTGAAGAAATATATAGGGAAGTCCAAAGATTATCGCTGGCATCACATTTTATGTGGGGCATATGGTCGCTTGTCCAATTTGAGCATTCCAgtattgattttgattttggcAGGTAAGCGCTAATACaagatattatatttggtCCTCATcattatagtaatatttctaCTATTGTACATGTCctatagaattttttatttaattctggGGTTTACCAATACCTGCTTTAACACTCAAGTTTAGCTTGGCGTTGATTTATGGAACACTTGTGTATTATCTTCTAATAATGTTCACTAGGTAATAAAGTCGTTTCTCGCCAGTATATAACAATAGTCAAACTGATGGCGCGTTTTTATTCGATTGTCAAATGTCAATAGTGTCTTTTGTCATATGACAGTTACGCGCAGTGTTGCCAACTTGGGggttttaattctaaatttaaaggGAATCAAGATGTCTAGGGTGCTTTTTTAAGACAAATGCAAgtacaatttgtattaatagtCGAACCCAACCAACAAACTATAACTAATACCCGAAGATCTAAATAATAGCTACGACTAGAAAAGTACAGAACGCTCTAAAAATAacgtataaaaagaaaatgagGAATAAGCAACAAAATATATGCCAAAAAAAGTAACGAAAAACTAAATGTatcattaatacatattatgagCGGTTTTTGTCGATACTTAGGGGTATTTGAAGTTGATAGTATGgggaatattttatagaagttGGCATCACTAGTTACGTGACATAATCCAGAAATCAATTTCACCAATAACCgagaattttgataaaatattttgaaagacAGGTCTAAAATCATGCTTGaccattctaataaaaaacaaattaattcgTGAATTCCATATTTGTTTACAGATATGCTGACATTCGTCTAAGCAGATACTTTGAACTTAAAGACAAAATGCATTTGATCTAAATAAATAGCCCAGATACCACTACAAATACAAGATGAATTTTGATTATAATGTGTattgtaattatgtaattattatttaataaaggaaatttattgttttaaatactgttttacTTAGTAATACACTTAAAAATACGAATAATTTTTGGTACTCATTTTAAAGCCTACTATCTACATAAAGTCTTAAGTAGAACAAGTGTTTCTTCAAAAACTCGGGTTCCTGGTACCAAGAGGAGCTGTGCGACGGCGAAGGCTAATAGGAGGTTGATAGGAATACCAAGGATCAGAACTATTCTGTTGCACAAATACCCGTTAACAAAGACGTGCTTACTGAATGCTGTCTGAGTTTACTGAtgtcacagtagcgatattctgcttctttgtaaataattttattgtatataatactgattgaaatgtattataaaatagatcTTAACTCAAAGCCGTAAAGCCTTTACAATTGACTAAGAATTCAAAGTTAATGAAAGAACCTACCTAATATTGATTATGGTATTTGCGATGAGCTATAAAAACGATATAATAACAGTGTTGTTCTAGCGGCTTTAACCACTCACACCAGGGGTTTATGCGTTTGCATGAGACATGTTTGGATTTTTGTCTATTTTCACAATTAACACTTGCACTTGCTGCGTTAGTGAAAGTAAACGAGAGGAAATCAGTGTTGAGGACCAGAAATTTGACATGTGACACGCATAGAAAACTGATCAAACTtgtgtatacaaataaaaagtatgaAAGAAATAGATGAAATCTTCGCTCAacacatatttacggttagctAGGGTAGCgcttattattgttaaataagtaGCAGGGAATTGTAGAAATGTTTTTGGGCATAAATGGGCAAATcaggaataaatatttatcgcATTTGGTTGTTCGGTTAAGTCGTACGtcgtataataaatagtttatattattaacgaaACTGCACGAAGGTTAAGTTAGTTTTAGGAAAACCATAAATTCTagagtaaagaaaaacaaattatttttgacaatcCATTATTAAAAGATATCTATTGATAAAATTGTCGAAATATGGGTAAACATTTTGGAGATTTAGCATTTGTTCGGGGTATTGTTTATTATGCTTTATCACCTCACGAACAAAAACCATTCGCTGGGGCATTTAAAGATGGAATACCTAACATGTTTGCAAGATTTAGACAAAGCGGCTGGACTTGGTTGCCTGGTATGTTAAAGAAATAGATTCTCATGGGGCGGATGcgtaattcatataatttatggtATAATTTAAGACTTTCATTTACTGAGGGCGTCTCCATAAAACTGCAGATTCCTTTTTTATCATGTAATCTTTTTtagaattcatttttattccttAATTCAATCAGTAAGTTAGGATCACGTTAAGTTTTCACTTGCttcaaaataattcatattttcttttcttaacattgctatatttatattctaagCTGTGATTTAAATTCCAATTATAATGGCGTCAAGCAGTATTTCCAATCGTGTGGCCACTCTCACGGGCGTTATtcaaagataatataaattttatattttctttacatgttttgaaaatttagttACCGtgttaacaatttcctagtaGTTTCTTCCCTCGAACCGTCTttctttagtaaaaaatattttttttaatatcaaaagttatgtatgttatataggtcataataaatttaaaaaggttaaGGTTGGCACAAAAATGGTTGGGAAATACTGAGCCGTACGGgattacttaaaaatttcaAGGGTCCATGGTAATTgagtcaaaaaatattataataataaatgtacgGTAATTAGTTCTTCGCGCTGCAGCTCTATCGAAAATAGTATGGCGAGTTTCTTGgctttttaaaaagttttggtACAAGTGTTTTAAGGtgtcatattttaattgaagtgtaataaatacatttctaaaaATAGTTGACTATTTTTCTTAGTAGATTCtgctaattaattactttgtttGTAGTGTTTCTAACGGGTATTGGAACTTATTACTGCGTTGAAGCGTCGCACAAGGCAGGACAGAAGAAAAACCCCAATGATTTCATTAACGAAGTTGATCCAAAtgcttaatatataataaatgctaTTTGTACCGtgttaaattgtttgtttattagcACCCCACacaaatgattatttgttagCAATAAGTTTATTACAGTATCCAAGAgattctttaatttataaaagggggggggggcaaacgagcctgcgggatgcccaaaaagggcagccatcgcagcccatagacacccattttttgtgggtgcgttgccggcctttgaacTTGTGTTGATCTCGGCTCTGTTGATCTCTTTTATATTACCAGATGCCTGACGTCAAGTTTTATCTTCTGCTCGGTATCCTCGCTATGTTTATTAACCGTACGAATGTTTAGCTCAAGGACATTATGTCAATGTTCGAACATTAAGCGAAAGCGCATCTTATGTAATAGTTGTTACTTACGCGAAATGAAAGTGTTTTGTACGCTTTCTCAATGGATCCTTGTTGTTAAGGACCTTGGATAAAGGCTGTTTTTAATCGTTATTCTTACTGCAGTAttcaaaatcaaattcaaactcaaaataactatttatataggtaaccaagtacatGAAAGTTATGAAAGAGAAAtgttgttaaattgattctaaatttacatttactatcagttcgcaagtcaagagcGTAGAGCGGGCAGGAAACTCCactactctttttaatcgccatgttttgagtcatacaaattgtctGGAGCCAATCAATCACAAGCATTAAAAGCATTTGAATAATCCtcagatttataaaaagctattAAAGCTTTAACTATTGCGTTAGGTTCAACGAGACTTTTGAATTTATGTAGTGATAATTGTCTAATTTCGCTTGTGATATTGTTGTAAACGAATACTaattccatataaggagtggtttatcgtCTGGAGCCGTAACCTTAAATAAGTTCTGTTTCAAGTATTATACTGTTGAATGtcacaatttgttttaaaaactttatattttttgtacatacaaggCTTCAGGATtatattcaaagtcaaagtaaaaaatcatttattcatgtcggtaacacaatgtatacTTGAACGtcaaacaaagaaatataaatatttctaatcgtacatttactgccagttctcaaatcaagggcgtagaacggaagagaagaactggcaaaaagctcttcgccactctttttaatcgccaagtttttttgttgtggtctaatacattttaagttgtaagttatttacattaaaccaGTTAACTATCCAGAGATAGAATTGTATACATCATGATTGCTCTTATAGACCGCATTATCTTCTAGGTAAACGTAATAAAACTTCGTCCTGCGTTTCAATCCGAAAccattattttgaattagtAAGGAAAGGGCTGATCTCGTATGAATGCCCATTAAAGCATGTGCACTCATAACCAGAGTAtgatgtattattttgtatagaatttaaattgtCTATGGGTTCGTTACAGATAAGGATTCAAAGTAACATATTGAGTAGTTTGTAGCCGGAATCGCGTTAACTTATACTGAccgttaattattaaataccttttcgAACTCAGTCAGGGTCTTCGTGCCAGTAAATATCAGAACGGATGAGGGGCGGTGATAAGTACGAGGTCTAGGTTGGTGGAAAAATACAACATCCTTCCTCAAGTTTTCGTACTGAAAACTTCAAGTTCGCGACGTCAGATGTACTGTTAATTCCATTCGCGATTACGACCATAACATGATTGCAAATCACGTTATTGTCAcggttatttaaataattacagtgaaattgtaagtattatattgtaatatagataaattaaaattaatcatcCATGTTGACGACATTAGTTTcaagagaaaaaaatacctttataaGACAATTGACATAAGCACGTAATAAGTACAACACCAACGTAACGTTGCCATTCTTTAAGATAGTGGTAGGCTGTTCTATTAAAGGCATCTAGGTCGTATAGATTAGGAAATACCTGGATTGACAGCATCATTGGTACaggtaccggcaaacttcttgagcattaaacaagggtgtgggggaaagtttgcgcatccaGTTTGCCAATCACGTTTAAGTCACTCCCCCCTTCCCAGTGATACctatcgcttctgcgcaggcaagaacatttgttcaagatgctTGCCGGTATGTGTAGTAGTACAAAAACTGTCTTAAATAAGCGCTTTGTCGTGAAACGCCAAGGAAAGGGtgaatttatatagaacattATGATTATTACGCTGCGTGCAATTCAATACTTAGTACATAACATTCTCATTGCAGTGGCgttattggagtttactccttaagaaacgatttgagttataagacccggtacggaaattttatgaggagtaaaatcaagtgtaacacgaaaagttgaggcgttacgtagaaagagacaaacatatatacctgtaggattgaacctgtaaaagaatgattccatctcattctctctctaaaattggatttgtataaattgaacacaattattattgttattattatttatattgttttgtaacatactttatgtaatacgctttattgaagtaatataaataatccgaataattacagatatatgtttgtttctcttatcattttagcagatgcgttcatttaccctttttttctattcgatatatatcataattatcgtccGTAAGcagtaaactccaatcgtgcgtagtagctgacacacacacacacacattttttatctataatcaCTCAGTTTATCTTGATTTTCTTCCTTCTgacatttaagtattttaattaccaCGAAGCGTGACTAAATTAACGTAATTAATTACGATTGGAAAGAATCTGAAAGAATTCAATACGacctatgtatttttttatcaatggCTAAATGATTAatgtttactttaatttaattaatttgataataaaaatggaCCTCACCCGgggcttatttattttattcacggCATTAGAAAAATCAACGCAATACATGTATATCAATGATAAGTGTATACAACACAACATTTGATgggaaatattacaataataaacgaGAAAATCAATAATACAATAAGCTAGATTATgagatacaaatataaaaacagataTGCAATTGCGATTGATATTGGCGACCAAACAATGGCTGCAGCATCTTATGCCTGAGGACATTGAGACTGTCATAAAAAGGAACATCCTTGGATGTCCTCAAAGCGTCGTTTACTGTAGATAGAGATTTGATTAGAGGAGTGACAGAAGAGTAAAATAGGTCTGACGTGTTCCTCTCCAAGAAGAAATTGACTTGTTTGGTAAATCtgccaatttatttaaaatttagtaaacAAATTGTCGTTTAGGCTGGATTGctaatgtatatgtaataataaaaatttaaaaaatacctttaatgttgtttaatgctaaatataatataaatttattcccttatataatatttattcccTATCTATACCTATTATTTACCGACAAACggttatttacttattaattccTTCGACAAAGGTCTCTAGATTTTTCACAGTTTTATGGCGGTGCTACTCTCGAGGGAAACGAAAGAGCCGAGCCTATCGTTATATCACCCGTTCATCTCCACTTTAGCTTTCAGTATGTGGTGTATGCgtctttaaattttgttttcattttagtatcgctgaattttattttgttgtatcCGTTTGGATGGCGCTCTGGATAGTTTAAATTCACAAGTCAACCCGGCAGATAGCGCTGCAGTCCGCTggtaaggtatattttttatagaaacggGGCAAACCTTATGTgctaccgccgcccatggacacactcagtgccagagagctcgcgagcgcgttgctggcctttaaataattgataatcTTCTCCATCAACCTTCGTGctcttttatataatgtatgcaaaattatcattaattcCGAACCGATTTTAAGTAGGTATTTATTAGTCGTTTCAGAAATAATGTTCGTAAAGGTTTCGTTATTTATTCACTTTTTTACAAGTTAGTAAATAATAGTTCTTTTGGTTCGGCCttgtaaaataagtattacaATTCAATGGAGCACTCATTGTTTGTATGACATTGCTTTAACGTAAAAACATCGTTTGTGGTTTTGTTTACTTTTCCAAGGTTTTCTTCCACTTGATTTATTTCGAATAGTTTTTTACGTTACCATTgtcataaataacaaaattagaCTTCCCAATGCGAGTACtctagaaattaaattatacagaatacattattttgaaGGCTAGATAATCGTTTCCATTATTACCTGTCTAATACGTAAATAAATCATGAAAATCTGtggaatgtatttttttaaactatcaCTTTAAAAAGCAACTGGCATCTGTCAAACTTCACAGCATGGATTCACGGTTTTGTCTCCATAGATAGTAATTCTTCAGTACGAGTATGGTTACGGGTTTTCCTATGCAAAGCGTGTcggataataataaataaaaaaaaatatgtgtttattcattttaagtacatatgcctaacctgtgtcagggtttccagctctttcataacaaacttaattatacattccttaaaatatttttctatatataatttagttacatcttttattttttatcgttattgatttttaactattatcaacacgcttgagtgcaaatgtgtgagtgagtgagtgaatgaatagtGTGTAACTACATACTAGGTCTCAGTTCATGAGCCAGTCCTTaagtcgtatttttagattgtagacggtGAGCGGGTAGACGTTAAACAGCCTATTTAATAaactacttaataaataataaacgtgaCAAATGTGTAAATTTTATCGTAATAATGCGTTTAGGCTGTTGACGTACACTGCTGGACATAGGCCACTCATCTGTCCACCTAGTAGGAGCTTGTCCAGCGctttacgaaaaataaatgtatacttacaatggtgctacaaccttttagatAGGTAATCGATACTGTGCCTGAAAGACCCCTACGCCCGACATGCGTGAAGATGTATgtctcaaaaactactaaattgattttgatgaaacacagcacagccgaattaggtttgacgtatttaataattgctaatgatattttcctttcgtaaatatttaaacttaatacacgtacaatatataatatatatgtttagtataattgttttcgtggtatataaaataaatcaaaaatggCGCTAAaaccattttaggtctgggcctcagatttttgtatgtttcatgatcatttgtaaatcgaataggcCATCAGccatctgtgcctgacacacgccttcgaccttttggatctaaggctaGCTTCACAGTGATgcccttcaccgttcaagctaatattaaatgcgtgcatagaaagaaaatccattagtgcacagccggggatcgaacctacgacctcaggaatgagagtcgcacgctgaagccactaggccaacactgctctgttgTACAGTAGAACCCGTTTAACACGatcacgcttaatacgatttctcgtaaaatacgccactttatgccagtttctgtaacttcagacttattttcatacatttcttaacgcttaatacgatttctcgtaaaatacgccactttatgccagtttctgtaacttcagacttattttcatacatttcttaacgcttaattcgatttctcgtaaaatacgccactttatgccagtttctgtaacttcagacttattttcatacatttcttaacgcttaatacgatttctcgtaaaatacgccactttatgccagtttctgtaacttcagacttattttcatacatttcttaacgcttaatacgatttctcgtaaaatacgccactttatgccagtttctgtaacttcagacttattttcatacatttcttaacgcttaattcgatttctcgtaaaatacgccactttatgccagtttctgtaacttcagacttattttcatacatttcttaacgcttaatacgatttctcgtaaaatacgccactttatgccagtttctgtaacttcagacttattttcatacatttcttaacgcttaatacgatttctcgtaaaatacgccactttatgccagtttctgtaacttcagacttattttcatacatttcttaacgcttaatacgatttctcgtaaaatacgccactttatgccagtttctgtaacttcagacttattttcatacatttcttaacgcttaatacgatttctcgtaaaatacgccactttatgccagtttctgtaacttcagacttattttcatacatttcttaacgcttaatacgatttctcgtaaaatacgccactttatgccagtttctgtaacttcagacttattttcatacatttcttaacgcttaatacgatttctcgtaaaatacgccactttatgccagtttctgtaacttcagacttattttcatacatttcttaacgcttaatacgatttctcgtaaaatacgccactttatgccagtttctgtaacttcagacttattttcatacatttcttaacgcttaattcgatttctcgtaaaatacgccactttatgccagtttctgtaacttcagacttattttcatacatttcttaacgcttaatacgatttctcgtaaaatacgccactttatgccagtttctgtaacttcagacttattttcatacatttcttaacgcttaatacgatttctcgtaaaatacgccactttatgccagtttctgtaacttcagacttattttcatacatttcttaacgcttaatacgatttctcgtaaaatacgccactttatgccagtttctgtaacttcagacttattttcatacatttcttaacgcttaattcgatttctcgtaaaatacgccactttatgccagtttctgtaaattcagacttattttcatacatttcttaacgcttaatacgatttctcgtaaaatacgccactttatgccagtttctgtaacttcagacttattttcatacatttcttaacgcttaatacgatttctcgtaaaatacgccactttatgccagtttctgtaacttcagacttattttcatacatttcttaacgcttaatacgatttctcgtaaaatacgccactttatgccagtttctgtaacttcagacttattttcatacatttcttaacgcttaatacgatttctcgtaaaatacgccactttatgccagtttctgtaacttcagacttattttcatacatttcttaacgcttaatacgatttctcgtaaaatacgccactttatgccagtttctgtaacttcagacttattttcatacatttcttaacgcttaatacgatttctcgtaaaatacgccactttatgccagtttctgtaacttcagacttattttcatacatttcttaacgcttaatacgatttctcgtaaaatacgccactttatgccagtttctgtaacttcagacttattttcatacatttcttaacgcttaatacgatttctcgtaaaatacgccactttatgccagtttctgtaacttcagacttattttcatacatttcttaacgcttaattcgatttctcgtaaaatacgccactttatgccagtttctgtaaattcagacttattttcatacatttcttaacgcttaatacgatttctcgtaaaatacgccactttatgccagtttctgtaacttcagacttattttcatacatttcttaacgcttaatacgatttctcgtaaaatacgccactttatgccagtttctgtaacttcagacttattttcatacatttcttaacgcttaatacgatttctcgtaaaatacgccactttatgccagtttctgtaacttcagacttattttcatacatttcttaacgcttaatacgatttctcgtaaaatacgccactttatgccagtttctgtaacttcagacttattttcatacatttcttaacgcttaatacgatttctcgtaaaatacgccactttatgccagtttctgtaacttcagacttattttcatacatttcttaacgcttaatacgatttctcgtaaaatacgccactttatgccagtttctgtaacttcagacttattttcatacatttcttaacgcttaatacgatttctcgtaaaatacgccactttatgccagtttctgtaacttcagacttattttcatacatttcttaacgcttaatacgatttctcgtaaaatacgccactttatgccagtttctgtaacttcagacttattttcatacatttcttaacgcttaatacgatttctcgtaaaatacgccactttatgccagtttctgtaacttcagacttattttcatacatttcttaacgcttaatacgatttctcgtaaaatacgccactttatgccagtttctgtaacttcagacttattttcatacatttcttaacgcttaatacgatttctcgtaaaatacgccactttatgccagtttctgtaacttcagacttattttcatacatttcttaacgcttaatacgatttctcgtaaaatacgccactttatgccagtttctgtaacttcagacttattttcatacatttcttaacgcttaattcgatttctcgtaaaatacgccactttatgccagtttctgtaacttcagacttattttcatacatttcttaacgcttaatacgatttctcgtaaaatacgccactttatgccagtttctgtaacttcagacttattttcatacatttcttaacgcttaatacgatttctcgtaaaatacgccactttatgccagtttctgtaacttcaga
Coding sequences within it:
- the LOC123715065 gene encoding cytochrome b-c1 complex subunit 8-like, whose product is MGKHFGDLAFVRGIVYYALSPHEQKPFAGAFKDGIPNMFARFRQSGWTWLPVFLTGIGTYYCVEASHKAGQKKNPNDFINEVDPNA